One Tamlana carrageenivorans genomic region harbors:
- a CDS encoding radical SAM protein, translated as MDVYRLLKLNRKIKSYRIKFLALWVLHVFNKRYLAVNLDPVLACNLRCKMCYFTDKEYVKKPKGQFKQEELEQVAKVIFKRALKLQIGCGTEPTLYKNLPELVRLGKKYHVPYISLTTNANLLNSESIEALLKAGLNEFTISLHGVTKESYENFMQKGNYEKFHEVFRSFQQLKKRFDFKVRINYTFNKDNFYELKELFNYFDGKSFDILQIRPIRKIGETEYNDFNLDSVRNDYPIVIKRIKQSCLENNITLLASDEIPKVENVNSSSFIYDYTFCYVSPTSFWKDDFNWKEESFNSYAKKIGWGKQLFSNIFRSKSELRSRSNRLNYEIELN; from the coding sequence ATGGATGTATATAGATTATTAAAACTTAATAGGAAAATTAAAAGTTATCGCATTAAGTTTTTGGCACTTTGGGTACTTCATGTATTTAATAAGCGTTATTTAGCTGTCAATCTTGATCCTGTTTTGGCATGTAATTTACGTTGTAAAATGTGTTATTTCACAGACAAGGAATATGTTAAAAAACCAAAGGGTCAATTTAAACAGGAAGAGCTAGAGCAAGTCGCTAAAGTTATATTTAAAAGAGCCCTAAAACTTCAAATAGGCTGTGGAACAGAGCCTACTTTATATAAAAATTTACCTGAATTGGTTAGATTAGGTAAAAAGTATCACGTGCCCTACATTAGTTTAACAACAAATGCAAACCTACTAAACAGCGAAAGCATAGAAGCGTTGTTAAAAGCAGGACTAAATGAGTTTACTATCTCATTGCATGGGGTGACAAAAGAGAGTTATGAGAATTTTATGCAAAAGGGGAATTATGAAAAGTTTCATGAAGTTTTTAGGTCATTTCAGCAATTAAAAAAGCGTTTTGACTTTAAAGTAAGAATTAACTATACTTTTAATAAGGATAATTTTTATGAATTAAAAGAGTTGTTTAATTATTTCGATGGAAAAAGTTTTGATATTCTTCAAATAAGGCCTATTCGAAAAATTGGAGAAACCGAATACAACGACTTTAATTTAGATAGTGTTAGAAATGATTATCCTATTGTTATAAAAAGGATAAAACAATCATGTTTAGAAAATAATATAACATTGTTAGCTTCGGATGAAATTCCGAAAGTTGAAAATGTAAATAGTTCAAGTTTTATTTACGACTATACTTTTTGCTATGTTTCCCCAACAAGCTTTTGGAAAGACGATTTTAATTGGAAAGAAGAGTCTTTTAATAGTTATGCCAAAAAAATAGGCTGGGGAAAACAACTTTTCTCGAACATATTTAGGTCAAAAAGTGAATTAAGGTCGCGATCAAACCGTTTGAATTATGAAATTGAACTGAATTAA
- a CDS encoding gliding motility lipoprotein GldH encodes MLKNRVLLLLVCVFFSLSSCDSKYYFDVYKSVPKKWHKDSVVSFKIDPPDSINPYNLFINLRNTSAYKYNNLFLIVEMVFPHGKTVKDTLEYKMAEPSGKFLGTGFGDIKENKLWYKEQVVFNESGKYKVNIQQAMRENGKVNGVEELEGITDVGFSIEQKKIKK; translated from the coding sequence ATGCTGAAAAATAGAGTCTTATTACTTTTAGTATGTGTTTTTTTTAGTCTTTCATCCTGCGATTCAAAATATTATTTTGATGTGTATAAATCGGTGCCTAAAAAATGGCATAAAGATTCGGTTGTTAGTTTTAAAATCGATCCGCCAGATTCCATAAATCCCTATAATTTATTTATAAACCTTAGAAATACCAGTGCTTATAAATACAATAATTTATTTCTAATTGTCGAAATGGTTTTTCCGCACGGAAAAACGGTTAAAGATACCCTAGAATACAAAATGGCCGAACCTAGTGGTAAATTTTTAGGCACAGGATTTGGCGATATTAAGGAGAATAAATTATGGTACAAAGAACAAGTTGTTTTTAATGAGTCTGGGAAGTATAAGGTTAATATTCAGCAAGCTATGCGTGAAAATGGAAAGGTAAATGGTGTTGAAGAATTGGAGGGGATTACCGATGTTGGATTTAGTATAGAACAAAAGAAAATTAAAAAATAG
- a CDS encoding CoA transferase subunit A yields the protein MINKTVSSVEEALKGLSSGNTLMLGGFGLCGIPENAIARLVQLGVTNLTCISNNAGVDDFGLGLLLQKKQIKKMISSYVGENDEFERQMLSGELEVDLIPQGTLAERCRAAQAGIPAFYTPAGYGTEVAEGKEIREFDGKMYVLEHAFMADFSLVKAWKGDAAGNLIFKGTARNFNPIMCGAAKITVAEVEELLPLGTLDPNQIHVPGIFVQRIFQGTNYEKRIEQRTVRERRLEILMN from the coding sequence ATGATAAATAAAACGGTTTCTAGTGTCGAAGAAGCTTTGAAAGGGCTTTCTAGTGGTAATACACTCATGTTGGGTGGTTTCGGTCTCTGTGGTATTCCTGAAAATGCTATCGCACGCTTAGTGCAGCTTGGTGTGACCAATTTAACCTGCATTTCTAACAATGCTGGTGTCGATGATTTCGGATTGGGTTTATTGCTCCAAAAGAAACAAATTAAGAAGATGATATCTTCCTACGTTGGTGAGAACGATGAGTTTGAGCGACAAATGCTTTCGGGTGAATTGGAAGTCGATTTAATCCCTCAAGGCACTTTAGCCGAACGTTGTAGAGCGGCACAGGCAGGAATCCCTGCTTTTTACACCCCAGCAGGCTATGGCACCGAAGTCGCCGAAGGAAAAGAAATCAGGGAATTTGATGGTAAAATGTATGTGTTAGAGCATGCTTTTATGGCCGATTTTAGCTTGGTTAAAGCGTGGAAAGGTGATGCTGCTGGAAACTTAATCTTTAAAGGAACCGCCAGAAATTTTAACCCCATAATGTGTGGCGCCGCAAAAATTACAGTCGCTGAGGTTGAAGAATTACTGCCTCTTGGAACCTTAGACCCCAATCAAATTCATGTCCCAGGCATTTTTGTACAACGTATTTTTCAAGGAACAAACTACGAGAAAAGGATTGAACAGAGGACGGTAAGGGAGAGGCGATTAGAAATTTTAATGAATTGA
- a CDS encoding ABC transporter ATP-binding protein, with amino-acid sequence MKDNEILEVRNLSVSFGDNEVVHNISYKLHTNEVLGIVGESGSGKSVSSLAILGLLPKKIAKINSGSILFEDRDLIELSSSSFENIRGNKIAMIFQEPMSSLNPSMTCGNQVLEILLEHTHVSKKLAKEETLALFNMVKLPDPDRVFKAYPHEISGGQKQRVMIAMAIACKPDVLIADEPTTALDVTVQKDIIILLKELQAQTKMSIIFITHDLALISEIADRVLVMYKGNIVEQGLVARIFKNPEHNYTKALINSRPALDVRLEVLPTIKDFLEDKISKTIITPEDRKKNHEKIYSKPPLLEVINVEKEYLSKSGFFSKPERFKAVNDVSFKLYEGETLGLVGESGCGKSTLGNAILQLDKATAGKIIYKGIDITKLSKSETRKLRKDIQIIFQDPYSSLNPRIPVGEAIMEPMKVHKLYSSDAERKEKVIDILEKVGLSEVYFNRYPHEFSGGQRQRIGIARTIALQPKLIVCDESVSALDISVQAQVLNLLNSLKKDFNFTYIFISHDLAVVKYMSDQLLVMNQGQIEELNDADIIYKNPEKAYTKKLIHAIPKGL; translated from the coding sequence ATGAAAGATAACGAGATTTTAGAAGTACGGAATTTAAGCGTTTCATTTGGCGACAACGAAGTGGTTCATAACATTTCCTATAAACTGCATACTAATGAAGTATTGGGCATTGTAGGCGAATCGGGCTCCGGTAAATCGGTGTCCTCTTTAGCTATTTTAGGTTTACTACCGAAAAAGATCGCTAAAATAAATTCTGGCTCTATCCTCTTTGAAGACCGTGATTTAATTGAATTATCGTCCTCATCATTTGAAAACATTCGAGGCAACAAAATTGCCATGATTTTTCAAGAACCTATGAGTTCCTTAAATCCGTCTATGACCTGTGGAAACCAGGTTTTAGAAATCTTATTAGAACATACTCATGTTTCAAAAAAATTAGCCAAGGAAGAAACTTTAGCCCTTTTTAACATGGTTAAACTGCCAGATCCTGATCGTGTTTTTAAAGCCTATCCGCATGAGATTTCTGGTGGTCAAAAGCAACGCGTTATGATTGCCATGGCCATTGCCTGTAAACCCGATGTTTTAATTGCCGACGAGCCTACTACGGCTTTAGATGTTACGGTGCAAAAAGACATCATTATTTTACTGAAAGAACTGCAGGCTCAAACAAAAATGAGCATCATTTTTATCACCCATGATTTGGCCTTAATTTCAGAAATTGCCGATCGTGTTTTAGTGATGTATAAAGGCAACATCGTTGAACAAGGTTTGGTAGCCCGTATTTTTAAAAACCCTGAGCACAATTACACCAAAGCTTTAATTAATTCCAGACCTGCTTTAGATGTACGCTTGGAGGTATTACCCACCATCAAAGACTTTTTAGAAGACAAGATCTCCAAGACCATCATTACACCAGAGGATCGCAAAAAAAATCACGAAAAAATTTACAGCAAACCACCATTATTGGAGGTGATAAATGTGGAGAAAGAATACCTTTCTAAATCTGGATTTTTTTCCAAACCAGAACGTTTTAAGGCGGTAAATGACGTCAGTTTCAAACTATATGAAGGGGAAACTTTAGGATTGGTTGGCGAATCGGGTTGTGGAAAATCAACTCTTGGAAATGCCATACTTCAATTAGATAAAGCTACTGCAGGAAAAATAATTTATAAAGGCATTGATATCACAAAACTGTCAAAGTCTGAAACTAGAAAACTCAGAAAAGATATTCAAATCATTTTTCAAGATCCGTATTCTTCTTTAAATCCGAGAATCCCTGTTGGAGAAGCCATAATGGAGCCTATGAAAGTGCATAAACTTTATAGTTCGGATGCCGAACGCAAGGAAAAAGTGATTGATATATTGGAAAAAGTTGGACTGTCGGAGGTTTATTTCAACCGGTACCCTCATGAGTTTTCGGGGGGTCAGCGCCAGCGTATTGGTATTGCAAGAACCATTGCCCTTCAACCGAAACTCATTGTTTGTGACGAATCAGTTTCGGCCTTAGACATTTCTGTTCAAGCTCAGGTTTTAAACTTACTTAATTCACTTAAAAAAGACTTCAATTTTACCTATATTTTCATCTCACATGACTTAGCAGTTGTGAAATACATGTCAGATCAATTATTGGTTATGAACCAAGGTCAAATTGAAGAGTTAAACGATGCAGACATCATCTATAAAAACCCTGAGAAAGCATATACAAAAAAGCTTATTCATGCTATTCCAAAAGGATTATAA
- a CDS encoding ferredoxin, with protein sequence MVVVTLQRKKCIGCNYCVELAPNQFQMSKKDGKTVLLHGQDKKGFFTLKSNDELIFDACDNAAKACPVKIISVKQV encoded by the coding sequence ATGGTTGTAGTTACCCTTCAGCGTAAAAAGTGCATTGGTTGTAATTATTGTGTCGAATTGGCCCCCAATCAGTTTCAAATGTCTAAAAAAGATGGCAAAACCGTTTTGCTTCATGGGCAGGATAAAAAGGGCTTTTTTACCTTAAAATCTAACGATGAATTAATTTTTGATGCTTGCGATAATGCCGCCAAAGCATGTCCAGTAAAAATTATATCGGTTAAGCAAGTTTAG
- a CDS encoding 3-oxoacid CoA-transferase subunit B codes for MLDKTGIAKRIAQEVQDGYYVNLGIGIPTLVANYVRDDIQVEFQSENGVLGMGPFPFEGEEDADIINAGKQTITTLPGASFFDSALSFSMIRGQHVDLTILGAMEVAQNGDIANWKIPGRMVKGMGGAMDLVSSAENIIVAMMHTNKHGDSKLLKQCSLPLTGVGCVKKIVTNLAVLEVTEQGFKLLERAPGVSVDQIIEATEGKLIVVGNIPEMNI; via the coding sequence ATGTTAGACAAAACAGGTATAGCAAAACGCATTGCGCAAGAAGTTCAAGATGGTTACTATGTGAACTTAGGCATAGGGATACCGACTTTGGTGGCCAATTATGTTCGAGATGATATTCAAGTGGAATTTCAAAGTGAAAATGGTGTGCTAGGCATGGGGCCATTTCCTTTTGAAGGTGAAGAGGATGCCGATATTATTAACGCCGGGAAACAAACCATTACGACCTTGCCTGGTGCTAGTTTTTTCGATTCGGCATTAAGCTTTTCAATGATTCGAGGGCAACATGTCGATTTAACCATTTTAGGAGCTATGGAAGTTGCCCAAAATGGCGATATCGCCAATTGGAAAATTCCAGGGCGTATGGTTAAGGGTATGGGTGGTGCTATGGATTTAGTATCGAGTGCCGAAAACATCATCGTAGCCATGATGCATACGAATAAGCATGGCGATTCCAAATTATTAAAGCAATGTTCGTTGCCACTCACGGGTGTAGGCTGTGTAAAAAAGATAGTGACTAACCTAGCAGTCCTTGAAGTGACCGAACAAGGTTTTAAATTATTAGAACGCGCGCCAGGGGTGTCTGTCGATCAGATTATAGAAGCTACAGAAGGCAAATTAATAGTTGTAGGAAATATTCCAGAAATGAATATTTAG
- a CDS encoding PSP1 domain-containing protein: MACASCSTKDGSTKGCKNNGTCGTDSCNKLTVFDWLSNMSLPGGEAPFSWVEVRYKNGRKEYYNNTENLTLSIGDVVATQAKAGHDIGMVTLTGELVRVQMKRKNIPVNVEEGLKIYRKASQKDIDIWQTAREREEAMKVKARQFAIDLKLQMKISDIEFQGDASKATFYYTAEDRVDFRELIKVFAREFRTRIEMKQVGFRQEAARLGGIGSCGRELCCSTWLTDFRSVSTSAARYQQLSLNPQKLAGQCGKLKCCLNYELDTYLDALKSFPKSDVKLYTEKGTAVCQKTDIFKGHMWFAYEGEWMNWHKITTEQANEIIEINKKKEKITSLEEYALDLVEDTKTEFENVVGQDSLTRFDNPKPHKKRRNNRRKKGPAQGQKNTGGDNKATSRKNTPPATKNTEPKKPKPKPRQRPNQSNKPKVEGEVKKQNPNQNRKRNQRRKPGNNQNKSQNTKNAEK; encoded by the coding sequence ATGGCTTGCGCAAGTTGCTCAACAAAAGACGGCTCTACTAAGGGCTGCAAGAATAATGGTACTTGTGGTACAGATAGTTGTAATAAACTAACGGTATTCGATTGGCTGTCAAACATGTCCCTACCCGGCGGGGAAGCCCCATTTAGCTGGGTTGAGGTACGCTATAAAAACGGCAGAAAAGAATATTATAACAATACAGAAAACTTAACTTTAAGCATTGGCGATGTTGTGGCTACACAAGCTAAAGCTGGTCACGATATTGGTATGGTTACCCTTACGGGGGAATTGGTGCGCGTTCAAATGAAGCGTAAAAATATACCGGTAAATGTTGAAGAAGGTCTTAAAATTTACCGAAAAGCAAGTCAGAAAGATATTGATATCTGGCAAACCGCTCGCGAGCGTGAAGAAGCCATGAAGGTTAAAGCACGACAGTTTGCGATCGATTTGAAGCTTCAAATGAAAATTTCAGACATCGAATTTCAAGGTGATGCCAGTAAAGCAACTTTCTATTATACGGCTGAAGATCGTGTCGATTTTCGTGAACTCATTAAGGTTTTTGCACGAGAATTTAGAACACGTATCGAAATGAAACAAGTTGGTTTTCGTCAAGAAGCCGCTAGACTTGGTGGTATAGGCTCTTGTGGTCGCGAATTATGTTGCTCTACCTGGCTAACCGATTTTCGTTCGGTGAGTACTTCAGCAGCGCGTTACCAACAATTGTCCTTAAACCCGCAAAAGTTGGCTGGGCAATGTGGTAAACTTAAATGTTGTTTAAACTACGAGTTAGATACTTATCTTGATGCTTTAAAAAGTTTTCCAAAATCGGATGTTAAATTATATACCGAAAAAGGAACCGCTGTTTGTCAGAAAACCGATATTTTTAAAGGCCATATGTGGTTTGCTTACGAAGGCGAATGGATGAATTGGCATAAGATAACCACCGAGCAGGCCAACGAAATCATTGAAATAAATAAGAAAAAAGAAAAAATTACAAGTCTTGAGGAATACGCTTTAGATTTGGTTGAAGATACTAAAACAGAATTTGAAAACGTTGTAGGCCAAGATAGTTTAACACGTTTTGATAATCCGAAACCGCATAAAAAACGTAGAAATAACAGACGTAAAAAAGGTCCAGCTCAAGGTCAAAAAAATACTGGAGGTGATAATAAAGCAACATCAAGAAAAAATACACCGCCGGCAACTAAAAATACAGAACCTAAAAAGCCAAAACCGAAACCAAGGCAGCGACCAAACCAATCGAATAAACCAAAGGTTGAGGGGGAAGTAAAAAAGCAAAATCCTAATCAAAATAGGAAAAGAAACCAAAGAAGAAAACCTGGTAATAACCAGAATAAATCTCAAAACACTAAAAATGCTGAAAAATAG
- a CDS encoding peptidase U32 family protein — translation MQKIELMAPAGNFESLQAALDNGADSVYFGVEQLNMRARATVNFTLDDLDEIVKRCEAKNVRSYLTLNTIIYDHDLSIVKTLVNKAKEANITAVIAMDQAVISMAREAGMEVHISTQINVTNIETVKFYAMFADTMVLSRELSLRQVKKITEQIEKDQIKGPSGNLVEIEIFGHGALCMAVSGKCYLSLHSDNSSANRGACKQNCRKKYTVIDQETGFEMELDNEYIMSPKDLCTIDFLNEVADAGVKVLKIEGRGRAPEYVAKVIKCYREAIDSIENGTYSKEEVIEWMKTLETVYNRGFWSGYYLGQKLGEWSKGSGSHATQKKVYIGKGTHYFPKAQVGEFKIEAYNLNVGDTILITGPSTGAQEMQVENMFVNDQKLSEGKKGDMVTLKLPFRIRQSDKLYKIVENKVEA, via the coding sequence ATGCAAAAAATTGAATTAATGGCGCCTGCAGGGAACTTTGAATCTCTACAGGCTGCTTTAGATAATGGTGCCGATTCTGTTTATTTTGGAGTTGAACAGTTAAACATGCGGGCTAGAGCAACGGTAAATTTCACTTTAGATGATTTAGATGAAATCGTAAAACGTTGTGAAGCTAAAAACGTAAGAAGCTATTTAACGCTTAATACCATCATTTATGATCACGATTTATCCATCGTAAAAACCTTAGTGAACAAAGCCAAAGAAGCGAATATTACTGCCGTTATTGCTATGGATCAAGCCGTTATTTCCATGGCTAGAGAAGCTGGCATGGAAGTGCACATTTCTACACAAATTAACGTGACAAACATCGAAACTGTAAAGTTTTATGCCATGTTTGCCGATACCATGGTGTTGAGTCGTGAATTGAGCTTACGTCAGGTTAAAAAAATTACAGAGCAAATAGAAAAAGATCAAATTAAAGGGCCTTCGGGAAACTTAGTTGAAATTGAAATATTTGGTCATGGTGCACTTTGTATGGCGGTTTCAGGAAAGTGTTATTTGAGTTTGCATTCCGATAATTCCTCGGCTAACCGTGGAGCTTGTAAGCAAAATTGCAGAAAGAAATACACGGTTATCGATCAAGAAACTGGTTTTGAAATGGAGTTGGATAACGAATACATCATGTCGCCTAAAGACTTGTGTACTATCGATTTTTTAAATGAAGTTGCCGATGCAGGTGTAAAGGTTTTAAAAATTGAAGGGCGTGGTCGTGCTCCTGAATACGTTGCTAAAGTGATTAAATGTTACCGTGAAGCCATTGATAGTATTGAAAATGGTACCTATAGCAAAGAAGAAGTTATAGAATGGATGAAAACTTTAGAAACGGTTTACAATCGCGGATTTTGGAGCGGGTATTACTTGGGTCAGAAACTAGGCGAGTGGAGTAAAGGTTCTGGGTCGCATGCTACACAAAAGAAAGTATATATTGGTAAAGGAACCCATTACTTTCCAAAAGCTCAGGTTGGCGAATTTAAAATTGAGGCTTATAACTTAAATGTGGGGGATACCATTTTAATTACTGGCCCTTCTACAGGCGCACAAGAAATGCAAGTAGAAAATATGTTTGTTAACGACCAAAAGTTAAGCGAAGGTAAAAAAGGCGATATGGTAACTCTAAAATTACCTTTTAGAATCCGTCAATCCGATAAATTATACAAAATTGTCGAAAATAAAGTCGAAGCCTAA
- a CDS encoding RNA methyltransferase: protein MNDNFVNEFFGIGIFNGKTPENLGVLWRSAQNLGASFIFTIGNRYAKQACDTHNAVKSMPYYHYENFDDFFNNLPKGTRIVGVELDDSAQDLETFHHPRRCVYLLGAEDHGLSKEAIEKSHLLVKFKSKLSLNVSVAGSIVMYDRGIDKPRS from the coding sequence ATGAACGATAATTTCGTAAATGAATTTTTTGGTATAGGTATCTTTAACGGAAAGACTCCCGAAAACCTTGGTGTTTTATGGCGTTCTGCACAAAATTTGGGCGCTAGTTTCATCTTCACCATTGGAAACCGCTATGCTAAACAGGCCTGCGATACCCACAATGCGGTTAAATCCATGCCTTATTATCATTATGAAAACTTCGATGATTTTTTTAATAATCTACCCAAAGGTACCCGAATTGTTGGTGTCGAGCTAGACGATTCGGCTCAGGACTTAGAAACCTTTCATCACCCCAGACGCTGTGTGTATTTATTGGGAGCTGAAGATCATGGGTTAAGTAAAGAAGCTATCGAGAAATCACATCTCTTGGTCAAGTTTAAATCTAAATTAAGCCTGAATGTTTCTGTGGCTGGTAGTATCGTTATGTATGATAGAGGTATCGATAAGCCAAGAAGTTAA
- a CDS encoding penicillin-binding protein 1A, which yields MAKAKKETNNVQNFSKYIRWMWILFLAGLLAVVFLFLLASWGAFGAMPDHTVLENPKTNLATEIISSDGKTLGKFYFNDNRTPVSYDELPQHLVNALIATEDARFHEHSGVDARGTLRAVIKPGSGGASTISQQLAKQLFHGEGSKNVIERVLQKIKEWIIAIRLERQYTKEEIIAQYFNIYDFGNNADGIRSASRIYFNKEPKELDVKESAMLVGMFKNSSLYNPRPERNPIGVKNRRNVVLSQMYKYDFISEKEKDSLQKTELDLRYSPESHREGIATYFRGYLDGFMKDWIKNNPKPDGSKWNLYNDGLKIYTTIDSRMQTYAEDAVQQHMPRLQAEFFHQNTPDRNPTAPFLDLTPEEEQALMRRSMRQSERWRHMKYDLKKSNEEIEASFKKPIKMTVFKWVDGKPSEVDTLMKPMDSMRYYKSFLRTGMMSMDPKTGHVKAWVGGMNYRHFQYDMVKQGRRQTGSTFKPFVYATAIDQLHFSPCDEFPDTPFCIEAGKFGNPEEWCPKNSGNEYGGKRTLKDALANSVNTVTARLIDKVGPQTVVDLVKKLGVEADIPAVPSIALGTTDISVYDMVGAYATFANQGVYTKPVMVLNIEDKNGTVLYQFKPETHDVLNAETAYVTVKLMEGVTQFGSGGRLRGKGRDAYRADYREIVTGYPYEFTNPIAGKTGTTQNQSDGWFMGMVPNLVTGVWVGAEDRAAHFKTITYGQGAAMALPIWGIYMKSCYADTELDVSKEDFVAPENLSINVDCSTVSEDQNNDDEVDRLDELEF from the coding sequence ATGGCAAAGGCAAAAAAAGAAACGAACAACGTTCAAAATTTTTCAAAGTACATCCGTTGGATGTGGATTTTGTTTTTAGCAGGATTACTCGCTGTAGTCTTCCTTTTTTTATTAGCATCATGGGGTGCCTTTGGCGCCATGCCCGATCATACGGTTTTAGAAAATCCGAAAACCAATTTAGCTACCGAAATTATCTCTTCAGATGGTAAAACATTAGGTAAATTCTATTTTAATGATAATAGAACACCGGTGAGTTACGACGAGTTACCGCAGCACCTTGTAAATGCCTTAATAGCGACCGAAGATGCCCGTTTTCACGAGCATTCTGGCGTTGATGCTCGAGGGACCCTTAGAGCCGTTATTAAGCCTGGAAGTGGTGGGGCAAGTACCATTTCACAACAGTTAGCCAAGCAATTATTTCATGGTGAAGGATCTAAGAATGTTATTGAAAGGGTGCTTCAAAAAATTAAAGAATGGATTATTGCCATTCGTTTAGAGCGTCAATACACCAAAGAAGAAATTATCGCGCAGTATTTTAATATTTATGATTTTGGGAATAATGCCGATGGGATTCGTAGTGCTTCAAGAATTTATTTCAATAAAGAGCCAAAAGAATTGGATGTTAAAGAATCGGCTATGTTGGTCGGGATGTTTAAAAATTCCTCACTGTATAACCCAAGACCCGAGCGTAACCCTATAGGTGTAAAAAACCGTAGAAATGTGGTTTTATCTCAAATGTATAAGTATGATTTCATTTCTGAAAAGGAAAAGGATTCGCTTCAAAAAACAGAGCTTGATTTACGTTATTCTCCAGAGTCGCACCGCGAAGGGATCGCCACATATTTTAGAGGTTACCTCGATGGATTTATGAAGGATTGGATTAAAAACAACCCAAAGCCTGATGGTAGTAAGTGGAATTTATATAACGACGGACTAAAAATTTATACCACGATCGACTCGCGCATGCAAACCTATGCCGAAGATGCTGTGCAACAACACATGCCAAGATTACAGGCCGAATTTTTTCACCAAAATACGCCAGATCGAAACCCAACGGCACCGTTTTTAGATTTAACTCCCGAAGAGGAGCAAGCCTTAATGCGGCGTTCGATGCGTCAATCGGAACGTTGGAGACACATGAAATACGATTTGAAAAAATCCAACGAAGAGATTGAAGCCTCTTTTAAGAAACCTATTAAAATGACCGTTTTTAAATGGGTTGATGGGAAACCTTCAGAGGTAGATACCCTTATGAAGCCTATGGATTCTATGCGTTATTACAAATCGTTTTTAAGAACGGGTATGATGTCTATGGATCCTAAAACAGGACATGTTAAAGCATGGGTCGGCGGTATGAACTACAGGCATTTCCAATACGATATGGTAAAGCAAGGTAGACGACAAACAGGTTCTACATTTAAGCCTTTTGTTTATGCTACAGCTATTGACCAATTGCATTTTTCGCCATGTGATGAATTTCCAGATACCCCGTTTTGTATTGAAGCAGGTAAATTTGGAAACCCAGAGGAGTGGTGTCCTAAAAATTCAGGCAATGAATACGGTGGTAAGCGTACTTTAAAAGACGCTTTGGCTAATTCTGTGAATACCGTTACGGCGCGATTAATCGATAAAGTAGGACCGCAAACCGTGGTCGATTTGGTTAAAAAACTAGGCGTGGAGGCCGATATTCCTGCAGTGCCTTCCATTGCCTTGGGTACTACAGATATTAGTGTTTACGACATGGTTGGGGCATATGCGACTTTTGCCAACCAAGGGGTGTACACTAAGCCTGTAATGGTATTGAATATTGAAGATAAAAACGGAACTGTTTTATACCAGTTTAAACCAGAAACTCACGATGTGTTAAATGCCGAAACCGCTTATGTAACCGTAAAACTTATGGAAGGGGTAACACAGTTTGGTTCGGGAGGACGATTACGCGGAAAAGGTCGTGATGCCTATAGAGCCGATTATAGAGAAATCGTAACCGGGTATCCTTACGAGTTTACAAATCCGATTGCAGGAAAAACAGGAACCACTCAAAACCAAAGTGATGGCTGGTTTATGGGAATGGTACCTAATTTAGTTACCGGTGTATGGGTTGGTGCCGAAGATCGTGCGGCGCATTTTAAAACCATTACCTACGGCCAAGGTGCCGCAATGGCGCTACCTATTTGGGGTATCTATATGAAAAGTTGTTATGCCGATACAGAACTAGATGTGTCTAAAGAAGATTTCGTTGCGCCAGAAAACTTGTCGATTAATGTAGATTGTTCAACCGTTTCTGAAGATCAAAATAATGACGATGAAGTTGATCGCTTAGACGAACTCGAGTTTTAA
- a CDS encoding four helix bundle protein, with protein MRNDSDNLIVRLSFDLALDVVSFSEMIREQRKFEMASQIFRCGTSIGANIREAQNAESKRDFIHKFKISAKEADELEYWLKLCQASEHYPDPTEKLLKNLKSVILIISKIISSSKKS; from the coding sequence ATGAGGAACGATAGTGATAATTTAATAGTAAGATTAAGCTTTGATTTAGCCCTTGATGTTGTTTCTTTTTCCGAAATGATAAGAGAACAAAGAAAGTTTGAAATGGCTTCTCAAATTTTTAGATGCGGAACTTCTATTGGAGCTAATATTAGAGAAGCACAAAATGCAGAAAGTAAAAGAGATTTTATTCATAAGTTTAAAATTTCGGCTAAGGAAGCGGATGAACTTGAATATTGGTTGAAACTATGTCAGGCATCAGAGCATTATCCAGACCCAACTGAAAAATTATTAAAAAATTTAAAATCTGTTATTTTAATTATATCAAAAATCATTTCATCAAGTAAAAAATCTTAA